A stretch of the Papaver somniferum cultivar HN1 chromosome 6, ASM357369v1, whole genome shotgun sequence genome encodes the following:
- the LOC113289310 gene encoding serine/threonine-protein kinase STY8-like, whose amino-acid sequence MDVAVKMIEKDITASSERSDRFLREVMMLSRVEHDNLVKFIGAEVEPELVIVTELMRGDSLQNYLRNMRPCRPELRQIISFALDVSQGMECIHSNGIIHRDLKPANHFLFKLLLTEDCMKLKLAGIGMAREKEAGEMMTCEASTYKWMAPESYSKEPLERGRKKHYDQKVDVYSFSLVFWELLTNSTRRECPACRQHLR is encoded by the exons ATGGATGTTGCTGTTAAGATGATAGAAAAAGATATTACAGCTAGTTCTGAACGCAGTGATAGATTTCTGAGGGAGGTTATGATGTTATCGCGAGTAGAACATGATAATCTAGTTAAG TTCATTGGCGCAGAAGTAGAACCAGAATTGGTAATAGTCACAGAGCTTATGAGAGGAGATTCACTTCAAAATTATTTGCGTAATATGCGCCCTTGTCGTCCTGAACTTAGGCAAATTATAAGCTTTGCTTTAGATGTCTCTCAGGGAATGGAATGCATACATTCAAATGGCATCATCCATCGTGATCTCAAACCTGCTAATCATTTCCTTTTCA AGTTATTACTCACAGAAGACTGTATGAAGCTTAAACTGGCTGGTATTGGGATGGCCCGGGAAAAGGAAGCTGGGGAAATGATGACTTGTGAAGCCAGTACATACAAATGGATGGCTCCTGAG TCATATAGCAAAGAGCCGCTTGAGCGTG GAAGAAAGAAACACTACGATCAAAAGGTCGACGTCTATAGCTTCTCCTTAGTGTTCTGGGAGTTACTCACAAATAGTACACGAAGGGAATGTCCAGCATGCAGGCAGCATTTGCGGTAG
- the LOC113289312 gene encoding F-box protein At3g07870-like isoform X1, with the protein MENLPEDITLNILSRLPAESVLECKLVSPNWLRILHCNATYFAVKHLHHQLRQLADYKAKHGGADKLDSGCGILYAMRYDRRLLKAKLCFGNYGQRMSHEDLSHLHCQNMHSPLDQYGVSKLKTINHDPFRTWENQLIVGSCNGLVCVNLMSRHGFEDPIYVCNPLTREYIYLDKFNQDCKFQDSMFIGFGYLSQTDEYKVVRIFKGQDLMAQVQVYTLGDGIGWRDKGELDMLLQSEPGIFVNGSLYWFECLEQEIVAFDLVSEVFQVIQSPTCLDSTLNSYTCLCLLGGCLCLAYQDPYGPLELWLYREEKDSGRGTNDKKHCFWSKEYMIASETKGLYTPVALTERGEILLWTGKMLCCYDPKTACLVELASCSDMSKSFRKGQTVLHMNSFVSLKALGEKFAKISRRQCDQLLESSTSK; encoded by the coding sequence ATGGAAAATCTTCCAGAAGATATCACGTTGAACATATTGTCTAGATTACCCGCTGAGTCTGTGTTAGAATGCAAATTAGTGAGCCCAAACTGGTTGAGAATCCTACACTGCAATGCTACTTATTTCGCTGTTAAGCACCTACATCACCAATTACGGCAACTCGCTGATTATAAGGCTAAACATGGTGGTGCTGATAAGTTGGACTCAGGGTGTGGTATCCTTTATGCAATGCGGTATGATAGAAGATTGTTGAAAGCTAAACTTTGCTTCGGAAATTATGGTCAGAGGATGAGTCACGAGGACCTTTCACATTTACACTGCCAGAATATGCACTCTCCACTCGATCAATATGGCGTTTCAAAACTTAAGACGATCAACCACGATCCTTTTCGTACATGGGAGAATCAACTCATAGTTGGTTCATGCAACGGTTTGGTTTGCGTTAATTTGATGTCTCGCCATGGGTTTGAGGATCCTATATATGTATGCAATCCCCTCACCAGAGAATACATTTATCTGGATAAATTTAACCAGGACTGTAAGTTTCAGGATTCTATGTTTATTGGATTTGGTTACCTTTCTCAAACTGATGAGTATAAGGTTGTTAGAATATTTAAAGGTCAGGACTTAATGGCACAAGTCCAGGTCTACACTCTAGGCGATGGCATTGGGTGGAGAGACAAAGGAGAGCTCGACATGTTACTTCAAAGTGAGCCAGGTATCTTTGTAAATGGATCTCTTTATTGGTTTGAATGCCTTGAACAGGAAATTGTAGCATTCGATTTGGTGTCTGAGGTCTTTCAAGTGATCCAGTCACCAACCTGTCTCGACTCTACGTTGAATTCTTACACTTGCCTTTGCTTGTTGGGAGGTTGCCTTTGCCTTGCTTATCAAGATCCTTATGGACCCCTCGAATTATGGTTATATAGGGAGGAGAAAGATAGCGGTCGTGGCACGAACGACAAAAAGCACTGCTTCTGGAGCAAGGAATATATGATCGCGTCGGAGACCAAGGGGCTTTATACACCCGTTGCCCTTACAGAGCGCGGTGAAATTTTATTGTGGACAGGTAAGATGCTCTGTTGTTATGACCCTAAAACGGCATGTCTTGTGGAACTTGCGAGTTGTTCTGATATGAGTAAGAGCTTTCGAAAAGGTCAAACAGTTCTTCACATGAATTCTTTTGTTTCACTAAAAGCGTTGGGAgaaaagtttgcaaaaataagtAGAAGACAATGTGACCAGCTGCTGGAATCATCAACCAGCAAGTGA
- the LOC113289312 gene encoding uncharacterized protein LOC113289312 isoform X2, with product MENLPEDITLNILSRLPAESVLECKLVSPNWLRILHCNATYFAVKHLHHQLRQLADYKAKHGGADKLDSGCGILYAMRYDRRLLKAKLCFGNYGQRMSHEDLSHLHCQNMHSPLDQYGVSKLKTINHDPFRTWENQLIVGSCNGLVCVNLMSRHGFEDPIYVCNPLTREYIYLDKFNQDCKFQDSMFIGFGYLSQTDEYKVVRIFKGQDLMAQVQVYTLGDGIGWRDKGELDMLLQSEPGCLCLAYQDPYGPLELWLYREEKDSGRGTNDKKHCFWSKEYMIASETKGLYTPVALTERGEILLWTGKMLCCYDPKTACLVELASCSDMSKSFRKGQTVLHMNSFVSLKALGEKFAKISRRQCDQLLESSTSK from the exons ATGGAAAATCTTCCAGAAGATATCACGTTGAACATATTGTCTAGATTACCCGCTGAGTCTGTGTTAGAATGCAAATTAGTGAGCCCAAACTGGTTGAGAATCCTACACTGCAATGCTACTTATTTCGCTGTTAAGCACCTACATCACCAATTACGGCAACTCGCTGATTATAAGGCTAAACATGGTGGTGCTGATAAGTTGGACTCAGGGTGTGGTATCCTTTATGCAATGCGGTATGATAGAAGATTGTTGAAAGCTAAACTTTGCTTCGGAAATTATGGTCAGAGGATGAGTCACGAGGACCTTTCACATTTACACTGCCAGAATATGCACTCTCCACTCGATCAATATGGCGTTTCAAAACTTAAGACGATCAACCACGATCCTTTTCGTACATGGGAGAATCAACTCATAGTTGGTTCATGCAACGGTTTGGTTTGCGTTAATTTGATGTCTCGCCATGGGTTTGAGGATCCTATATATGTATGCAATCCCCTCACCAGAGAATACATTTATCTGGATAAATTTAACCAGGACTGTAAGTTTCAGGATTCTATGTTTATTGGATTTGGTTACCTTTCTCAAACTGATGAGTATAAGGTTGTTAGAATATTTAAAGGTCAGGACTTAATGGCACAAGTCCAGGTCTACACTCTAGGCGATGGCATTGGGTGGAGAGACAAAGGAGAGCTCGACATGTTACTTCAAAGTGAGCCAG GTTGCCTTTGCCTTGCTTATCAAGATCCTTATGGACCCCTCGAATTATGGTTATATAGGGAGGAGAAAGATAGCGGTCGTGGCACGAACGACAAAAAGCACTGCTTCTGGAGCAAGGAATATATGATCGCGTCGGAGACCAAGGGGCTTTATACACCCGTTGCCCTTACAGAGCGCGGTGAAATTTTATTGTGGACAGGTAAGATGCTCTGTTGTTATGACCCTAAAACGGCATGTCTTGTGGAACTTGCGAGTTGTTCTGATATGAGTAAGAGCTTTCGAAAAGGTCAAACAGTTCTTCACATGAATTCTTTTGTTTCACTAAAAGCGTTGGGAgaaaagtttgcaaaaataagtAGAAGACAATGTGACCAGCTGCTGGAATCATCAACCAGCAAGTGA
- the LOC113289312 gene encoding uncharacterized protein LOC113289312 isoform X3, with amino-acid sequence MENLPEDITLNILSRLPAESVLECKLVSPNWLRILHCNATYFAVKHLHHQLRQLADYKAKHGGADKLDSGCGILYAMRYDRRLLKAKLCFGNYGQRMSHEDLSHLHCQNMHSPLDQYGVSKLKTINHDPFRTWENQLIVGSCNGLVCVNLMSRHGFEDPIYVCNPLTREYIYLDKFNQDCKFQDSMFIGFGYLSQTDEYKVVRIFKGQDLMAQVQVYTLGDGIGWRDKGELDMLLQSEPGRRKIAVVARTTKSTASGARNI; translated from the exons ATGGAAAATCTTCCAGAAGATATCACGTTGAACATATTGTCTAGATTACCCGCTGAGTCTGTGTTAGAATGCAAATTAGTGAGCCCAAACTGGTTGAGAATCCTACACTGCAATGCTACTTATTTCGCTGTTAAGCACCTACATCACCAATTACGGCAACTCGCTGATTATAAGGCTAAACATGGTGGTGCTGATAAGTTGGACTCAGGGTGTGGTATCCTTTATGCAATGCGGTATGATAGAAGATTGTTGAAAGCTAAACTTTGCTTCGGAAATTATGGTCAGAGGATGAGTCACGAGGACCTTTCACATTTACACTGCCAGAATATGCACTCTCCACTCGATCAATATGGCGTTTCAAAACTTAAGACGATCAACCACGATCCTTTTCGTACATGGGAGAATCAACTCATAGTTGGTTCATGCAACGGTTTGGTTTGCGTTAATTTGATGTCTCGCCATGGGTTTGAGGATCCTATATATGTATGCAATCCCCTCACCAGAGAATACATTTATCTGGATAAATTTAACCAGGACTGTAAGTTTCAGGATTCTATGTTTATTGGATTTGGTTACCTTTCTCAAACTGATGAGTATAAGGTTGTTAGAATATTTAAAGGTCAGGACTTAATGGCACAAGTCCAGGTCTACACTCTAGGCGATGGCATTGGGTGGAGAGACAAAGGAGAGCTCGACATGTTACTTCAAAGTGAGCCAG GGAGGAGAAAGATAGCGGTCGTGGCACGAACGACAAAAAGCACTGCTTCTGGAGCAAGGAATATATGA